Proteins encoded in a region of the Suricata suricatta isolate VVHF042 chromosome 10, meerkat_22Aug2017_6uvM2_HiC, whole genome shotgun sequence genome:
- the ACR gene encoding acrosin isoform X2, with protein sequence MVSLQVFTSHNNRRYHACGGTLLNSHWLLSAAHCFISKKNAYDWRLIFGARDIVFGDNKPVRPPQQERYVEKIIIHENYVPSFQYNDIALLKITPPVPCGQFIGPGCLPQFRTGPPRIPQACWVAGWGFLKENAYRTSPTLQEARVDLIDLELCNSTQWYNGRIRSTNVCAGYPNGKIDTCQGDSGGPLMCRDNVANTYVVVGVTSWGVGCARAKRPGVYTATWPYLNWIASKIGPSALHLVQVPTPSHTTAPAPPARPPPAPPSARPPWYFQRPPQPLPVHPPASRPRPKPPAPGPLPRPPPSPPAPPPSLPPPAPPPITNPPQVLSFAKRLQQLIEILKGKTFSSAKGDYEMETTDLPGLTAAS encoded by the exons ATGGTCAGCCTCCAGGTCTTCACTTCCCACAACAACCGAAGGTATCACGCATGCGGAGGCACCCTGCTGAACTCCCACTGGCTGCTTTCGGCTGCTCACTGCTTCATTTCCAAAAA AAACGCATATGACTGGAGACTGATTTTTGGAGCAAGGGACATTGTATTTGGGGACAATAAGCCAGTGAGGCCGCCTCAACAGGAGAGATATGTCGAGAAAATCATCATTCATGAGAACTACGTCCCAAGTTTTCAGTACAATGACATCGCTCTCCTGAAGATCACTCCTCCTGTTCCGTGTGGGCAGTTCATTGGACCTGGCTGCCTGCCCCAATTTAGGACAGGCCCACCCAGAATCCCCCAGGCCTGCTGGGTGGCTGGCTGGGGATTCTTAAAAGAGAATG CCTACAGGACGTCACCTACGCTGCAGGAGGCGCGTGTGGACCTCATCGATCTCGAATTATGTAACTCCACCCAGTGGTACAACGGGCGCATCCGGTCCACCAATGTGTGTGCAGGGTACCCCAACGGCAAGATTGACACCTGCCAG GGGGACAGCGGCGGGCCTCTCATGTGCAGAGACAACGTGGCAAATACCTATGTGGTCGTGGGAGTCACAAGCTGGGGGGTAGGCTGTGCCCGAGCTAAGCGCCCTGGAGTCTACACGGCCACCTGGCCCTATCTGAACTGGATTGCTTCCAAGATCGGTCCCAGTGCCTTGCACTTGGTTCAAGTGCCTACCCCTTCCCATACCACGGCTCCAGCACCCCCAGCAAgaccccccccggcccccccttCTGCTCGCCCTCCCTGGTACTTCCAACGCCCTCCTCAGCCACTTCCTGTCCATCCCCCTGCATCTCGACCTCGACCCaaacccccagccccaggcccactCCCACGTCCTCCCCCATCCCCGCCCGCGCCTCCTCCATCTCTAccccctcctgcacccccacccaTCACTAACCCTCCCCAAGTACTTTCTTTTGCCAAGCGACTACAGCAACTCATAGAGATCTTGAAGGGGAAGACCTTTTCTAGCGCAAAGGGGGATTATGAGATGGAGACCACAGACCTCCCAGGACTGACCGCCGCTTCTTGA
- the ACR gene encoding acrosin isoform X1, whose amino-acid sequence MVEMLPTAILLVLAVPVVAKDNATCDGPCGLRFRQNPQGSVRVVGGQDAALGAWPWMVSLQVFTSHNNRRYHACGGTLLNSHWLLSAAHCFISKKNAYDWRLIFGARDIVFGDNKPVRPPQQERYVEKIIIHENYVPSFQYNDIALLKITPPVPCGQFIGPGCLPQFRTGPPRIPQACWVAGWGFLKENAYRTSPTLQEARVDLIDLELCNSTQWYNGRIRSTNVCAGYPNGKIDTCQGDSGGPLMCRDNVANTYVVVGVTSWGVGCARAKRPGVYTATWPYLNWIASKIGPSALHLVQVPTPSHTTAPAPPARPPPAPPSARPPWYFQRPPQPLPVHPPASRPRPKPPAPGPLPRPPPSPPAPPPSLPPPAPPPITNPPQVLSFAKRLQQLIEILKGKTFSSAKGDYEMETTDLPGLTAAS is encoded by the exons ATGGTGGAAATGCTGCCAACTGCCATTCTGCTGGTCTTGGCAGTGCCTGTGGTTGCCAAAGATAACGCCACGTGTGA TGGCCCCTGTGGGTTACGGTTCAGGCAGAACCCACAGGGGAGTGTCCGTGTTGTTGGAGGGCAGGATGCGGCACTCGGGGCCTGGCCCTGGATGGTCAGCCTCCAGGTCTTCACTTCCCACAACAACCGAAGGTATCACGCATGCGGAGGCACCCTGCTGAACTCCCACTGGCTGCTTTCGGCTGCTCACTGCTTCATTTCCAAAAA AAACGCATATGACTGGAGACTGATTTTTGGAGCAAGGGACATTGTATTTGGGGACAATAAGCCAGTGAGGCCGCCTCAACAGGAGAGATATGTCGAGAAAATCATCATTCATGAGAACTACGTCCCAAGTTTTCAGTACAATGACATCGCTCTCCTGAAGATCACTCCTCCTGTTCCGTGTGGGCAGTTCATTGGACCTGGCTGCCTGCCCCAATTTAGGACAGGCCCACCCAGAATCCCCCAGGCCTGCTGGGTGGCTGGCTGGGGATTCTTAAAAGAGAATG CCTACAGGACGTCACCTACGCTGCAGGAGGCGCGTGTGGACCTCATCGATCTCGAATTATGTAACTCCACCCAGTGGTACAACGGGCGCATCCGGTCCACCAATGTGTGTGCAGGGTACCCCAACGGCAAGATTGACACCTGCCAG GGGGACAGCGGCGGGCCTCTCATGTGCAGAGACAACGTGGCAAATACCTATGTGGTCGTGGGAGTCACAAGCTGGGGGGTAGGCTGTGCCCGAGCTAAGCGCCCTGGAGTCTACACGGCCACCTGGCCCTATCTGAACTGGATTGCTTCCAAGATCGGTCCCAGTGCCTTGCACTTGGTTCAAGTGCCTACCCCTTCCCATACCACGGCTCCAGCACCCCCAGCAAgaccccccccggcccccccttCTGCTCGCCCTCCCTGGTACTTCCAACGCCCTCCTCAGCCACTTCCTGTCCATCCCCCTGCATCTCGACCTCGACCCaaacccccagccccaggcccactCCCACGTCCTCCCCCATCCCCGCCCGCGCCTCCTCCATCTCTAccccctcctgcacccccacccaTCACTAACCCTCCCCAAGTACTTTCTTTTGCCAAGCGACTACAGCAACTCATAGAGATCTTGAAGGGGAAGACCTTTTCTAGCGCAAAGGGGGATTATGAGATGGAGACCACAGACCTCCCAGGACTGACCGCCGCTTCTTGA